A genomic segment from Centroberyx gerrardi isolate f3 chromosome 22, fCenGer3.hap1.cur.20231027, whole genome shotgun sequence encodes:
- the rnpc3 gene encoding RNA-binding region-containing protein 3 isoform X2 yields the protein MDKNEALVQTKPSKTLLIRHLPAELSQDEKEDLLKYFGAESVRAFSKRGPLKHAAFASFSSERSAEKALSRLHQLQILNHTLVVEFAKGQDHVTVLKDPPVSDSTKRNKGEQKKREKKEPSIPLIETGVAPNLGLKFQSNPTLKYLYPPPSNGILTNITHALLSVPKFYVQVLHLMNKMNLPCPFGPITARPPMFQLPPVPPIPMPPPLPPDYPPLPEEEMELSSEEESEYESEDDENKERIVRLMGLVNQACKRPLRTKTASKRKKPKIKDLLYAPKPDSQSAPVLQPSDVFEQPQPAGPKKIEFHISAPEVAAILEGSGPNQGAESADEGGEDEREPVASSSQEVPGAEGFGKLYPSAQASQQQEEDSEEEENLPSDVISRKELEKGRLSRDEIKRMSVFKNYEPGEPTCRLYVKNIAKQVEEKELKYIYGRYIDPLSEDERNMFDVVLMKEGRMKGQAFVGLPSEHIAEKALRETNGYVLYDKPLVVQFARSARPKQDGTDAKKGPKQR from the exons ATGGACAAGAATGAGGCACTAGTCCAGACAAAACCCAGCAAGACACTGCTTATCCGCCACTTACCAGCTGAGCTGAGCCAGGACGAGAAGGAGGACCTCCTGAAGTATTTTGGAGCAGAGTCGGTCAGGGCCTTCTCAAAGAGAGGTCCTCTG AAACATGCAGCTTTTGCATCCTTCAGCAGTGAGCGGTCCGCAGAAAAG GCTCTCAGCAGGCTCCATCAGCTACAGATTCTTAATCATACGCTTGTTGTGGAGTTTGCCAAAGGCCAAGATCATGTCACAGTATTGAAGGACCCACCAGTGTCAGACAG tACTAAACGTAATAAAGGAGAGCAGAAGAAACGGGAGAAGAAAGAGCCAAGCATTCCCCTCATAGAGACAGGCGTTGCGCCTAACCTTGG gttGAAATTTCaatcaaatcccactttgaaaTATTTATACCCACCGCCTTCAAATGGAATTCTGACAAATATAACACATGCCCTCCTGAGTGTGCCAAAGTTTTATGTTCAA GTTCTTCATCTGATGAACAAGATGAATTTGCCGTGTCCCTTTGGCCCAATCACAGCTAGACCCCCCATG TTTCAGCTGCCCCCTGTGCCACCCATCCCCATGCCTCCCCCCTTGCCTCCCGACTACCCCCCTTTAccggaggaggagatggagctgTCCAGTGAGGAGGAGTCGGAGTACGAGAGCGAAGACGACGAAAACAAAGAGAG GATTGTTCGTTTGATGGGCCTGGTCAACCAAGCGTGCAAGAGACCCCTGAGAACAAAAACAGCCTCCAAGAGAAAGAAGCCCAAGATCAAGGATCTACTCTACGCTCCCAAACCAGACTCTCAGAG CGCTCCGGTGTTGCAGCCCTCCGACGTCTTTGAGCAGCCCCAACCCGCCGGACCAAAGAAAATTGAATTCCACATTTCGGCTCCAGAagtggcggccatattggaaggCAGCGGTCCAAATCAAGGGGCGGAGTCTGCAGATGAGGGCGGAG aggatgagagggagcCAGTCGCCAGCAGCAGTCAGGAGGTGCCGGGAGCTGAAGGCTTTGGGAAGCTGTACCCCAGCGCCCAGGCCTCCCAACAGCAAGAGGAggacagcgaggaggaggagaatctCCCCTCCGACGTCATCTCCAGGAAGGAGCTGGAGAAAGGACGGCTGTCCAGAGACG agataaaaagGATGTCTGTGTTTAAAAATTATGAACCGGGCGAGCCAACCTGCAGACTGTACGTGAAGAATATCGCTAAGCAAGTGGAAGAGAAA GAGCTGAAGTACATCTATGGAAGATACATCGACCCTTTGTCCGAAGACGAGAGGAACAT gTTTGACGTTGTGTTAATGAAGGAGGGCCGGATGAAAGGACAGGCCTTCGTGGGGCTCCCCAGCGAGCACATCGCCGAGAAAGCCCTGCGGGAAACCAACGGCTACGTTCTCTACGACAAACCCCTCGTCGTC CAATTCGCCAGGTCAGCCAGACCCAAGCAGGACGGCACAGACGCCAAGAAAGGACCCAAACAACGCTGA
- the rnpc3 gene encoding RNA-binding region-containing protein 3 isoform X1, which translates to MDKNEALVQTKPSKTLLIRHLPAELSQDEKEDLLKYFGAESVRAFSKRGPLKHAAFASFSSERSAEKALSRLHQLQILNHTLVVEFAKGQDHVTVLKDPPVSDSTKRNKGEQKKREKKEPSIPLIETGVAPNLGLKFQSNPTLKYLYPPPSNGILTNITHALLSVPKFYVQVLHLMNKMNLPCPFGPITARPPMFQLPPVPPIPMPPPLPPDYPPLPEEEMELSSEEESEYESEDDENKERIVRLMGLVNQACKRPLRTKTASKRKKPKIKDLLYAPKPDSQSAPVLQPSDVFEQPQPAGPKKIEFHISAPEVAAILEGSGPNQGAESADEGGAEDEREPVASSSQEVPGAEGFGKLYPSAQASQQQEEDSEEEENLPSDVISRKELEKGRLSRDEIKRMSVFKNYEPGEPTCRLYVKNIAKQVEEKELKYIYGRYIDPLSEDERNMFDVVLMKEGRMKGQAFVGLPSEHIAEKALRETNGYVLYDKPLVVQFARSARPKQDGTDAKKGPKQR; encoded by the exons ATGGACAAGAATGAGGCACTAGTCCAGACAAAACCCAGCAAGACACTGCTTATCCGCCACTTACCAGCTGAGCTGAGCCAGGACGAGAAGGAGGACCTCCTGAAGTATTTTGGAGCAGAGTCGGTCAGGGCCTTCTCAAAGAGAGGTCCTCTG AAACATGCAGCTTTTGCATCCTTCAGCAGTGAGCGGTCCGCAGAAAAG GCTCTCAGCAGGCTCCATCAGCTACAGATTCTTAATCATACGCTTGTTGTGGAGTTTGCCAAAGGCCAAGATCATGTCACAGTATTGAAGGACCCACCAGTGTCAGACAG tACTAAACGTAATAAAGGAGAGCAGAAGAAACGGGAGAAGAAAGAGCCAAGCATTCCCCTCATAGAGACAGGCGTTGCGCCTAACCTTGG gttGAAATTTCaatcaaatcccactttgaaaTATTTATACCCACCGCCTTCAAATGGAATTCTGACAAATATAACACATGCCCTCCTGAGTGTGCCAAAGTTTTATGTTCAA GTTCTTCATCTGATGAACAAGATGAATTTGCCGTGTCCCTTTGGCCCAATCACAGCTAGACCCCCCATG TTTCAGCTGCCCCCTGTGCCACCCATCCCCATGCCTCCCCCCTTGCCTCCCGACTACCCCCCTTTAccggaggaggagatggagctgTCCAGTGAGGAGGAGTCGGAGTACGAGAGCGAAGACGACGAAAACAAAGAGAG GATTGTTCGTTTGATGGGCCTGGTCAACCAAGCGTGCAAGAGACCCCTGAGAACAAAAACAGCCTCCAAGAGAAAGAAGCCCAAGATCAAGGATCTACTCTACGCTCCCAAACCAGACTCTCAGAG CGCTCCGGTGTTGCAGCCCTCCGACGTCTTTGAGCAGCCCCAACCCGCCGGACCAAAGAAAATTGAATTCCACATTTCGGCTCCAGAagtggcggccatattggaaggCAGCGGTCCAAATCAAGGGGCGGAGTCTGCAGATGAGGGCGGAG cagaggatgagagggagcCAGTCGCCAGCAGCAGTCAGGAGGTGCCGGGAGCTGAAGGCTTTGGGAAGCTGTACCCCAGCGCCCAGGCCTCCCAACAGCAAGAGGAggacagcgaggaggaggagaatctCCCCTCCGACGTCATCTCCAGGAAGGAGCTGGAGAAAGGACGGCTGTCCAGAGACG agataaaaagGATGTCTGTGTTTAAAAATTATGAACCGGGCGAGCCAACCTGCAGACTGTACGTGAAGAATATCGCTAAGCAAGTGGAAGAGAAA GAGCTGAAGTACATCTATGGAAGATACATCGACCCTTTGTCCGAAGACGAGAGGAACAT gTTTGACGTTGTGTTAATGAAGGAGGGCCGGATGAAAGGACAGGCCTTCGTGGGGCTCCCCAGCGAGCACATCGCCGAGAAAGCCCTGCGGGAAACCAACGGCTACGTTCTCTACGACAAACCCCTCGTCGTC CAATTCGCCAGGTCAGCCAGACCCAAGCAGGACGGCACAGACGCCAAGAAAGGACCCAAACAACGCTGA